The following proteins come from a genomic window of Mauremys mutica isolate MM-2020 ecotype Southern chromosome 7, ASM2049712v1, whole genome shotgun sequence:
- the LOC123373565 gene encoding cytoskeleton-associated protein 2-like translates to MLIGWMVREIEGVWASGSDWVLTTSHRSWKPQREMTQRDATARYSFPLSRIMPLKAMASTSSWWEAPSTTVRVGEPRDRPACLRKHLRSQKEKQSIAERLSLGFTLVPRKSPLGYYLGRLVPSKTCSFRRSLPVEASLGVAWQPVVHFPNTIASHRAPAGAWLASAALKTGRATDHTQLRGSRILLSPTKPALGRVRPISSPKAVPFEPTHPAAWEPKPTSRHKLTVLKPSVNARRARLAEWQAAKGKVLKRPPCVMIPARPKRCLSKEPLVLPFWTGITDEERMRSELDQASLAVPEQPSQAGRGARREEAVAPWDPATQGSQALVVYWVYLQQPAGAAGNTCPAGNGPQHLADEQCGSARAVDNVLQITVWQIRPKLSHSDPHPSSPAAE, encoded by the exons ATGCTGATTGGCTGGATGGTTAGAGAAATAGAAGGAGTTTGGG CCAGTGGCAGTGATTGGGTATTGACCACCAGTCACAGGTCTTGGAAGCCGCAGAGAGAAATG ACCCAGAGAGATGCTACAGCCCGCTACAGCTTCCCACTTTCCAGGATCATGCCACTAAAGGCCATGGCTAGTACTAGCAGCTGGTGGGAAGCTCCCAGCACCACAGTCAGAGTTGGCGAGCCCAGGGACAGGCCGGCATGTCTCAGGAAGCACTTGAGGAGCCAGAAGGAGAAGCAGAGCATTGCTGAGCGGCTGAGCCTTGGCTTCACCTTGGTGCCCAGGAAGTCTCCCCTGGGCTATTACCTGGGCAGGCTTGTGCCCTCCAAGACCTGCTCCTTCCGCCGAAGCCTGCCTGTGGAGGCCAGCCTGGGTGTTGCCTGGCAGCCTGTGGTGCACTTTCCCAACACCATCGCCTCCCACAGGGCTCCTGCAGGGGCCTGGCTGGCTAGTGCTGCCCTGAAAACAGGCCGTGCCACGGACCACACCCAGCTCAGGGGCAGCCGGATCCTCCTGTCCCCAACCAAGCCAGCTCTCGGAAGAGTGAGACCCATCTCCTCGCCCAAGGCAGTGCCATTTGAGCCGACCCATCCTGCTGCCTGGGAGCCCAAACCCACCAGCAGGCACAAGCTTACTGTGCTCAAACCATCTGTCAATGCCAGGAG ggccCGGCTGGCAGAATGGCAAGCTGCCAAGGGCAAGGTGCTGAAGAGACCCCCATGTGTAATGATCCCTGCTCGGCCCAAGAGATGCTTGTCTAAGGAGCCCCTTGTCCTGCCCTTCTGGACCGGCATAACAGATGAAGAGAGGATGAGATCAGAGTTGGACCAAGCCAGCCTGGCAGTTCCGGAGCAGCCCAGCCAAGCTGGCAGG GGTGCACGCAGGGAGGAGGCGGTAGCTCCATGGGACCCAGCGACTCAGGGGTCCCAGGCCTTAGTGGTGTACTGGGTCTATCTGCAACAGcctgcaggggctgctgggaacACCTGCCCTGCTGGCAATGGGCCTCAG CATCTAGCAGATGAGCAGTGTGGATCGGCAAGGGCTGTGGACAATG TGCTGCAGATCACTGTGTGGCAGATACGACCCAAGCTGTCACACTCTGACCCACACCCATCTTCTCCAGCTGCAGAGTGA
- the OTUB1 gene encoding ubiquitin thioesterase OTUB1 isoform X1 produces the protein MAAEEPLQKPEPLGGDTDGVNCLAYDEAIMAQQDRIQQEIAVQNPLVSDRLELSVLYKEYAEDDHIYQQKIKDLLKKYSYIRKTRPDGNCFYRAFGFSHLEALLEDSKELQRFKEISAKSKEDLVSQGFTEFTIEDFHNTFMDLIEQVEKQITVSELLASFNDQSTSDYLVVYLRLLTSGYLQRESKFFEHFIEGGRSIKEFCQQEVEPMCKESDHIHIISLAQALNVSILVEYMDRGEGGGTNPHVFPEGSEPKVYLLYRPGHYDILYK, from the exons ATGGCGGCGGAGGAGCCTCTGCAGAAGCCGGAGCCGCTGGGGGGGGACACGGATg GAGTTAATTGTCTGGCGTACGATGAAGCCATCATGGCTCAGCAGGATCGCATCCAGCAGGAG ATCGCCGTCCAGAACCCCCTGGTGTCGGACAGACTGGAGCTGTCAGTTCTGTACAAGGAGTACGCGGAGGACGATCATATCTATCAACAGAAGATCAAG GACCTGCTCAAAAAATACTCGTACATCCGGAAGACGCGGCCCGACGGCAACTGCTTCTACCGGGCGTTTGGCTTCTCGCATCTGGAGGCCTTACTGGAGGACAGCAAGGAGCTGCAACG GTTCAAGGAGATCTCTGCCAAAAGCAAGGAGGACCTGGTGTCCCAGGGCTTCACAGAGTTCACAATCGAGGATTTCCATAACACG TTCATGGACCTGATAGAGCAAGTGGAAAAGCAGATCACGGTCTCCGAGCTCCTGGCCTCCTTCAATGACCAGAGCACCTCTGACTATCTGGTGGTGTACCTGAGACTGCTGACCTCCGGCTACCTACAGCGCGAGAGCAAGTTCTTCGAGCACTTCATCGAGGGAGGCCGCAGCATCAAGGAGttctgccagcag GAGGTGGAACCCATGTGCAAAGAGAGCGACCACATCCACATCATCtccctggctcaggccctgaacGTGTCTATCCTGGTGGAGTACATGGACCGGGGCGAGGGTGGAGGCACTAACCCCCATGTCTTCCCAGAGGGCTCGGAGCCCAAGGTGTATCTACTGTACAGACCGGGACACTACGACATCCTGTATAAATAG
- the OTUB1 gene encoding ubiquitin thioesterase OTUB1 isoform X2, translating into MSHDVIATQPVAGVNCLAYDEAIMAQQDRIQQEIAVQNPLVSDRLELSVLYKEYAEDDHIYQQKIKDLLKKYSYIRKTRPDGNCFYRAFGFSHLEALLEDSKELQRFKEISAKSKEDLVSQGFTEFTIEDFHNTFMDLIEQVEKQITVSELLASFNDQSTSDYLVVYLRLLTSGYLQRESKFFEHFIEGGRSIKEFCQQEVEPMCKESDHIHIISLAQALNVSILVEYMDRGEGGGTNPHVFPEGSEPKVYLLYRPGHYDILYK; encoded by the exons ATGTCACATGATGTCATAGCAACACAGCCTGTTGCAG GAGTTAATTGTCTGGCGTACGATGAAGCCATCATGGCTCAGCAGGATCGCATCCAGCAGGAG ATCGCCGTCCAGAACCCCCTGGTGTCGGACAGACTGGAGCTGTCAGTTCTGTACAAGGAGTACGCGGAGGACGATCATATCTATCAACAGAAGATCAAG GACCTGCTCAAAAAATACTCGTACATCCGGAAGACGCGGCCCGACGGCAACTGCTTCTACCGGGCGTTTGGCTTCTCGCATCTGGAGGCCTTACTGGAGGACAGCAAGGAGCTGCAACG GTTCAAGGAGATCTCTGCCAAAAGCAAGGAGGACCTGGTGTCCCAGGGCTTCACAGAGTTCACAATCGAGGATTTCCATAACACG TTCATGGACCTGATAGAGCAAGTGGAAAAGCAGATCACGGTCTCCGAGCTCCTGGCCTCCTTCAATGACCAGAGCACCTCTGACTATCTGGTGGTGTACCTGAGACTGCTGACCTCCGGCTACCTACAGCGCGAGAGCAAGTTCTTCGAGCACTTCATCGAGGGAGGCCGCAGCATCAAGGAGttctgccagcag GAGGTGGAACCCATGTGCAAAGAGAGCGACCACATCCACATCATCtccctggctcaggccctgaacGTGTCTATCCTGGTGGAGTACATGGACCGGGGCGAGGGTGGAGGCACTAACCCCCATGTCTTCCCAGAGGGCTCGGAGCCCAAGGTGTATCTACTGTACAGACCGGGACACTACGACATCCTGTATAAATAG
- the OTUB1 gene encoding ubiquitin thioesterase OTUB1 isoform X3, translated as MAQQDRIQQEIAVQNPLVSDRLELSVLYKEYAEDDHIYQQKIKDLLKKYSYIRKTRPDGNCFYRAFGFSHLEALLEDSKELQRFKEISAKSKEDLVSQGFTEFTIEDFHNTFMDLIEQVEKQITVSELLASFNDQSTSDYLVVYLRLLTSGYLQRESKFFEHFIEGGRSIKEFCQQEVEPMCKESDHIHIISLAQALNVSILVEYMDRGEGGGTNPHVFPEGSEPKVYLLYRPGHYDILYK; from the exons ATGGCTCAGCAGGATCGCATCCAGCAGGAG ATCGCCGTCCAGAACCCCCTGGTGTCGGACAGACTGGAGCTGTCAGTTCTGTACAAGGAGTACGCGGAGGACGATCATATCTATCAACAGAAGATCAAG GACCTGCTCAAAAAATACTCGTACATCCGGAAGACGCGGCCCGACGGCAACTGCTTCTACCGGGCGTTTGGCTTCTCGCATCTGGAGGCCTTACTGGAGGACAGCAAGGAGCTGCAACG GTTCAAGGAGATCTCTGCCAAAAGCAAGGAGGACCTGGTGTCCCAGGGCTTCACAGAGTTCACAATCGAGGATTTCCATAACACG TTCATGGACCTGATAGAGCAAGTGGAAAAGCAGATCACGGTCTCCGAGCTCCTGGCCTCCTTCAATGACCAGAGCACCTCTGACTATCTGGTGGTGTACCTGAGACTGCTGACCTCCGGCTACCTACAGCGCGAGAGCAAGTTCTTCGAGCACTTCATCGAGGGAGGCCGCAGCATCAAGGAGttctgccagcag GAGGTGGAACCCATGTGCAAAGAGAGCGACCACATCCACATCATCtccctggctcaggccctgaacGTGTCTATCCTGGTGGAGTACATGGACCGGGGCGAGGGTGGAGGCACTAACCCCCATGTCTTCCCAGAGGGCTCGGAGCCCAAGGTGTATCTACTGTACAGACCGGGACACTACGACATCCTGTATAAATAG